The Legionella spiritensis DNA segment TTAGAAATTTTGAAAATTACAGGTTAAGGGTTAAAGTTTTGTGTTCTTGATTTGTGCCCCCGGATTTGGGGATGAGCCCGAAAAAGTCACGCAAGTGGTTTTTGATATTTTGCGAAAATCGATTGTAACTTATTGATTCTTATGGTGGCCAGAGGTGGAATCGAACCACCGACACAAGGATTTTCAGTCCTTTGCTCTACCGACTGAGCTATCTGGCCACAAGAGGTTGCTATTAAACTCCGAGAATGATTTTGAGTCAAGTAGGGATTATTATTTTTTTTCTAAAAATTGATTTTGGTAGGCGATTGCTATCCTGGCTCCCAGTATGGCGTTATTTTTAATTAATTCAATATTTGCTTTCAGGCTTTGTCCGGCCGTTAACTCGGAAATCCGTTGTAGAAGAAATGGTGTGATGGCTTTGCCTTTGATATGCCTGGCTTCCTGATTCGCCTGCTCAATGATGGGTTTGATTTCATAATCAGGAATTTCGGCGCTTTTGGTGATGGGGTTGGCGATGACTATGCCATTATTGATAGACAGGCTGTGTTGGACGTGCATCAGTGCAGCAATGTCTTTCGGGTCGTCCAGTCGGTGTACCAATGGAATACCGCTGGAATGAGTATAAAAGGCGGGGAACTCATCGGTACCATAGCCGATAACGGCGACACCATGTGTTTCCAGCATTTCCAGTGTTTTTGGCAAATCAAGTATGGATTTGGCGCCGGAACACACTACAGTTACCGGGGTAGTGGATAATTCGATGAGATCGGCTGAAATGTCCAGGTTATCGGCGAATTGGGGGTGTACACCGCCAATTCCTCCCGTTACAAAAATTGGTAATCCGGCCTGATGAGCACAAAACATGGTGGCAGCCACGGTAGTGCTTGCAGTTATTTTGCGGCTTAGTGCGTAAGCGATATCGCGGCGCGATGCCTTCATGACTTTTGGACTGGCCAGTTCTTCCATAATCCGGTCGTCAATGCCGATATGAATTTTTCCCTGATAAAGAGCGATTGTCGCCGGAGTTGCGCCCTGTTCTCTGACGAGTTGTTCAATCAGACGCGCTGTCGTCAGATTATCAGGGTAGGGCATACCATGAGATATAATGGTGGATTCCAGGACAACAACGGCTTTCTGATTTTGTAATGCGGTGGAAACTTCTTTACTGAGCTGTAGTAGTTCATGAAACATGGTTTTACCTTACTGTGCGGGAGTATAACCGGAGGGTTTTTCAGAGCCGTCACTGAAGAAAAATTTTTGCATTTCATCGGTCAGGAATTCGCGGGCCTTGGGATCAATCAGACTCAGTCTGTATTCGTTAATAAGCATGGTTTGATGTGCAAGCCACATTTTCCATGCTTGTTTTGATATTTGCTGGTAAATTTTTTCCCCGAGTTCGCCCGGAAAAGGAGGAGCATCGAGTCCTTCCGCTTCGGCTTGTAATTTTGTACAAAAGATTTGTCTTGACATAATGTTGTTCCGGTAATTAAAACGTAACGGTGTGTCGATTATGGGCTATTGTCCACACCGGAGCAATATCATGTTCCGTGAACAAAATGTATTACGACTGCAAATCCAGGTTAATTGTCTCAATTTTCGCTGTGAAACCCCGGATGAGGACACGCCCTAATCCGCCCGGCATTTTACCTGGGCCAGCATAATGTGCTGGGATAGCAATTGTTCCTGCTCATTGGTTAACGGTTCAAATTGAACGGCAGTACGATAGTGGTTTTCATTGACAAACTGGCTATACACAACAATGGCATCGACAATGATGGGAACCATTTTTGGTTTGGTATAGATAACCAGTTTTATGGGTGTTTTTTCCTTGATCCGCTCGTTTGTTTTAAACGCCATGCCTCCCAGGCTGATATTGACCTTGCGGATATGAATTTTTTCTCCCACCAGAAGATGATGAGCAAGATGATCTATTTTGGCGTTAAGCAAATTCAGATAATGAGCCAGAGAGGGTTCCTCCAGAGCAAGCGATTGAGTGAGTTCGGATAACTCATAATCAAGGCTCTGAAAATACTGGGTGGTTTCAAGATAACGTTGGCCATTATGGCCAAGTAGTTCCTCGGCAACGGATTTATCGGAACGAAAACTTCCCTGTTGTAATACCTTATAATCAAAATAGATTTGATCATCTATGCGAAAATGTTGACGTCTTTCATGTACTGGCATAATGACTCCTAAAGTCCATTTTTAAAGTGATTAATCCCTTTTTCACTTAAATCCCCAGGTTCTGTGCACAGAACCTGACATCCTTTCAGGAATATCGATGTTATTTTGAGTGTTCCTTCTTCCGGAAACAATGTCCCTGTACCAATGTGCTCGCTTGTACTTTTGCCAAGTTCATTATTTTTGTCAATGAGTTTTGCTTCTTTGTTCTTTTTTATCAATTGTAACAATAGTGTTTGATTAAATTGTAGAACAGTTTTCTCCGCAAGATCGGCAATTTCCTGACTTTTTTGCAGTGCTTCATCATGGTTGGTCGCCCCGGCAGATATTGTCATGCAGTTTTTAAGAAATGAGAGAAAGGTTTTCGAGTCCCATTGTCCAGTCATAATGGCATATATCAGAACCTCGTTGAACTCAGCTATACGGTCTAGTTTGAGTGCGGCGGTAAACGAGGAATTTAATTGTTCAGGCATGCTCTCCGGAGGAATCATTCGTTGCAGTCGTAATTGAATATCAAAATGAAGTTTTTTTAATACATGAGAGGCAAACCCTTTATTTTTCGAGGTGTTCAGATGATCTTTTATTGTGGATAGAGTCCCGGTTATCATGTCTGTTTTTTCATTAATCGGACTTGTATCGTCTGCCATGATTTCAAGATAACGGTCAATGGCTTCAATAATCATTTTATTATTATATCCGTTGTAAGCTTCGCTGATCTGACGCAGATCCTCCTGATCCAGGTAATTTTGATCGTATTGAAGAGTCGCCTCCATTTCGGGATACAGTATAGTCTCAGTCAATGCCAACAGGTCGTCGTAACTGATTTCCAGTGATCTGTAAGACGATAATCGAATGGAGTGGCTTCCTTTCCGCTTAAGAAATTCAACCATTTGCGGATTAATTGTATAGTTGAAAGTAATAAGAAAAACCTGATCTTCCGGCTTTTTTTCTATCTCCGTGACTGAGTTATTGTGGCGATAAGTCCACGGATGCTTGTAGGGTCTGCCAGTATCGGTGAACAGGATCGGATTATGCAGTAATTTCTCAAGAATCAGTGTTTTTAAGATTTCAATCCGATCAATTTGATCATCATGCTGGGGAAAAATGGCGGGAATTTTTTTTATTCTTTCCTGAATGACGTTCTTGATTATCAGGGCGTCTTCTTTTAGCTCACGGATTTGTGTTAATTCCTCAAGAATACGCCTGTTTTCTTCGGGAGAGGAGGCGTTTTCAAGCTCTTTTTCGAGCCATTCAATTCGGCGTTGATGGAGATTGGCAGTGCGAATTACGTATTTACATAATCTGTTTTCTTGCGACAATAAATCCATCAGGCTATCAAATTTGCTTGCCATGGAAGAATCCTCTATTAAAGAACGGTTTCTGCCTTGCCCGTGACGGGTGTGCATCATGATAAATTCTACAGGTTGCAAGCTCAGACGCGAATCCAGCCCTAATTTATTTTTCGGCATCACAACCTGATCAAAAATAAAAAGGGAACGGCTGTTTTTCAGTCCTTTATTCTGGATATATCCGCCGATGCCATCGGTATCGCTGCAAAGATAAAACAAACCGAGCGAGTGACCAAAATCATCGATGAACATATTAAATTGTAAACCGGAACCCACAGGGTTAATTGTGGAATAATTTTCATACGTTTGTGAGTAAAAAAAACCAAGCCCGGTTTTGTATGTTTTACCCTTGGCAAACTCGTTAAGGAGTTTGATATCATCAAAAGGTATGAATAACGCAGGGTTACCATCGTGCGTTATGATAGATGAGCGTGTTGTGTCAAGGCCCAGTATTCTGGAAAAATTAAGGGCCAGAGCCTCTCGTTGCACCTCCTTGATATCACCATGCTTGGGCAATTTTAAAATGGCTTCGATGCCGAGCCGGTAGTTTTTTCTCTCCTGAATATAATCTTCCGGTGTTTTGAGTTTGGTGTTATGTAATTTATTCAGCTGTTTATGTAGGGAAGCGAGACTTATCAAGGATATTTTCCTCGTAATACCCCCGGCATTTTCAGTCAACGTACAATAAAGAAGGTGGCCCGCGGGTTCGGCTGGAATGGAAATGGCGGTTAATTGATTGATTTTGTCAAGATCTTCCATAAGGGTTAACTGGTTTTGCAGAGTCACGGCTTCCGGGCTGTTGGGAACGGTGGCTTCCCGTTGCTCTTTTAAAGCACAAATCACCCCCTCCACATCCTGGTGATTGGCCGGATCAAACGTTGATTCTTCCGGAAGAAAACTCCGGATTATCGGTATCATTGTTTGTCGGCTTTTTTCAATAAGCAAGTTGATATCACCGCTTTGTATTTCAGCTTCATAATAAGTCTTGCGATGGTAATAATCGGGTTGAGGCAAGGCATTCAGGATGAAATGATCCCGCCACATTTCTGCTTGCCGGTGCATTAATTGGATATCGACAGCCCAAAGAGAGTGAGGGGAGTCTGCTGTCTTGTTCAATCCGGCCTGAAGCACGTCGACCAGAATATCCCATTGTTCCTGGTACTCTTCTGCTTTGGTAAAATCAAGCAAATCGCCGTATGTGGACTCTAAAGCATCAAGACATTGTGCCAGTTCTTTGTATAGAGATAATTTTTTTAATGGATGGCCACTGAAAGAGAACGGCGGATATGTGCTGATTTCTTGCAGAAAACGCTTGATAATCCTTTCTTTCTGAATATCGTGCATCAAATCCTCTATAACATTTCGGATCCCATATTTTTATGGCAGGTTTTGCTATTAAGCAAGTTCAATAGTATTATTTTTCAAGGTTGGCCTCCGGGAAAAGTGTAAGCGGGCCATTCATGATGTAATTCAGGGATAGTTTTATGAAAAAATACCATATTGTTTTATGTTCGGTCTTTTTGTTCGGTTTTATGGGCGTACTTCCCCTGAATGCCGCCGGTGAAAAAGCAGTTCTGGAGATAAGCGTACAATCCGGTAAAAAAGGTTTTTATAAACCCTGCTCCGGAACCTTGGAACCTTGTACGGTAACCATATTCAAGTTTGGAAGCGAAATCCTGCTCGTGACAAACAAATCAACAAGCGTTGTTGCCAAAAATATTATGGCCACGTTGCCTTCCGGTTGGATTGATATTTCACAAGACGCCAGCGCATGTACCATGCTGGCTCCGGGAAGCACCTGTACCCTGACATTCACCTCGTCGGATGATGTACTCCACTCTGCCGAACTTGTTCCAGTCAAGGGAACAAATACTGTCACAGCCTATGTTTATATACAGGTAACGGATGATTTCAGATAAAAAATTAAGGACGAATGTGAATAAGCTGATTTTTATTTGTTGTCTTTTTTTAACCGGCCATGTTTTTTCGCAATCGGTTGCCACCGTACTGTTTACTTCTCATACCGTGAAAGTCAAGCGAGGTAGTGTTGAGAGTAACATCTCCCGGGGAGCGTCCTTGCAAAATGGTGACACGATAGTAACGTCCGGTCAGGCGGTTGCCAAAATAAAATATGCTAACGGCACTTTGGTCACCTTAGGTGAAAATTCCGTTTATAAAATACTTGCCTATTCCGGCAATCAGCATGATATCCAAATCAAATCGGAATTGACCTCCGGTAAAATTCATTCGAAAACCTCGGGAAAAAAGAAGGAAATATTAAAGACTCCTGTTGTGGCTCTGGCCATACTTGGAACCGATTACAATGTTTACACGCCAAACTCTAAAGCCACGTACGTGCTGGTCAACGAGGGAACGATTCAGGCAAATGGCAAAACGTTGGATATTGGCGCCGGATTTCTTATTACCGCAGCGGGTATCAGTGAAGCACCGTTTCCACTCGAGGGGCGGGTTGATGACACATCGGGAGCAGGAGTTGACTTGAATACCGAAGTGAACGTAAATGATCTGGACAATCTCGATGTCGCCGCTACAAGTCTGGATGTTAGCCAGGCTGCCAACGTAGCCATTGAAAGCGGCACATCCATACAAGCTGAAGATATAGTGCCTGCGATGGATACGCTGGTTGAGATCGAATTGAGTTGCGGAGTTTAAGGCGACTGTTTTGTGTCAATAATCGTGAACAGGGAGCAGGCAGTTGATGAGAATTAAAACCGCCATGGTTATAGGTATGTCTTTATGTACCATATCAATGGTTTTTGGAAGCAGCGTGGTTACCAAGCGGGAAAAGCAAACCACGTCTCAAACTGCTTTCATAAAAAAACGATCCTCCGAAACGCTGGAGAGATTAACCCCGGAATTGTTATACAGCTACCTCAATTTTAAATTTGATTCAACGTCGGGCAACAATTTCAATCGTTTTCATGGCCATGCCAATCAGTATGGTATTGGTGGAAATTATGTCTGGTTTAAGAAAAAAAATGTGCTGACGGGGTTGTATATATTCAATGTGGATACTTATGCGTCGTCGCAATTTTTTGTCACGGGCAATAACCCTACAGCTTTGAGACAGTCGATTCATAACCAGACCCTTCTGGGACATGTCCTGAAGTCGTTTAACTCCAACCTGTTTCTTGATATTTCCGGCGCCTACGGGATCAACAAACAAAACTATCAGATGGATACTACATTATCGAATGGTGTTAATCTGTTCGGGACGGCTCATAGCCGTAACAGCACCTGGTTTGCGAGCCTCGCAGCCATTTACAGCAAATCTGTCAAAACGTTTTTAATAACCGCCAATGCGCGAGTTCTCTACAGCAGTACCAACTCAGGCAATTATACCTTCAAATTCCAGGATCCTTTTCCACCGGGCAACGTGGCGCCGCAAAGAACCAATGTAACCTGGATTATGGAAAATCTGGAACTG contains these protein-coding regions:
- a CDS encoding autotransporter outer membrane beta-barrel domain-containing protein encodes the protein MRIKTAMVIGMSLCTISMVFGSSVVTKREKQTTSQTAFIKKRSSETLERLTPELLYSYLNFKFDSTSGNNFNRFHGHANQYGIGGNYVWFKKKNVLTGLYIFNVDTYASSQFFVTGNNPTALRQSIHNQTLLGHVLKSFNSNLFLDISGAYGINKQNYQMDTTLSNGVNLFGTAHSRNSTWFASLAAIYSKSVKTFLITANARVLYSSTNSGNYTFKFQDPFPPGNVAPQRTNVTWIMENLELDYKWKEGIVPFVNGGLIQVARFANDRQIIITPVNGALPQLSLNKDGFRVGGGVQLKYKSLYVRLEQKYYSAGGSYTNNLTLIKLKYKMS
- a CDS encoding FecR family protein, which gives rise to MNKLIFICCLFLTGHVFSQSVATVLFTSHTVKVKRGSVESNISRGASLQNGDTIVTSGQAVAKIKYANGTLVTLGENSVYKILAYSGNQHDIQIKSELTSGKIHSKTSGKKKEILKTPVVALAILGTDYNVYTPNSKATYVLVNEGTIQANGKTLDIGAGFLITAAGISEAPFPLEGRVDDTSGAGVDLNTEVNVNDLDNLDVAATSLDVSQAANVAIESGTSIQAEDIVPAMDTLVEIELSCGV
- a CDS encoding PilZ domain-containing protein, coding for MPVHERRQHFRIDDQIYFDYKVLQQGSFRSDKSVAEELLGHNGQRYLETTQYFQSLDYELSELTQSLALEEPSLAHYLNLLNAKIDHLAHHLLVGEKIHIRKVNISLGGMAFKTNERIKEKTPIKLVIYTKPKMVPIIVDAIVVYSQFVNENHYRTAVQFEPLTNEQEQLLSQHIMLAQVKCRAD
- a CDS encoding pseudouridine-5'-phosphate glycosidase, translating into MFHELLQLSKEVSTALQNQKAVVVLESTIISHGMPYPDNLTTARLIEQLVREQGATPATIALYQGKIHIGIDDRIMEELASPKVMKASRRDIAYALSRKITASTTVAATMFCAHQAGLPIFVTGGIGGVHPQFADNLDISADLIELSTTPVTVVCSGAKSILDLPKTLEMLETHGVAVIGYGTDEFPAFYTHSSGIPLVHRLDDPKDIAALMHVQHSLSINNGIVIANPITKSAEIPDYEIKPIIEQANQEARHIKGKAITPFLLQRISELTAGQSLKANIELIKNNAILGARIAIAYQNQFLEKK
- a CDS encoding oxidative damage protection protein: MSRQIFCTKLQAEAEGLDAPPFPGELGEKIYQQISKQAWKMWLAHQTMLINEYRLSLIDPKAREFLTDEMQKFFFSDGSEKPSGYTPAQ